A section of the Venturia canescens isolate UGA chromosome 11, ASM1945775v1, whole genome shotgun sequence genome encodes:
- the LOC122418360 gene encoding sentrin-specific protease 1-like — translation MDASTQTEVGRKNFAQQTDGGEGEWVNEDKEVEIVREIKGRKDEEDVAIIAVFCPIASNKKRTRDVKTQTASSTKEKGMQTEWMLQVIEIEESRRSNRDLLLRFIRRQWNLIEVREAFKVPEILSPIREFEEEGEVWKTWKAGEFVWSEDKENTQNNNNNNIDNNKNKRKKTDDNEEKQIKKTKRETTKEDKENNTNNDVKNENKRKSNDNDDGQTKTKKIKREIKQQDLETLNGTNWLNDEVINNYLELISDEKTYVMSSYFFPRLHVNGYEAVKRWTKKVNIFKYKKMIVPINLGNHWCLAVIDFVASNIVYYDSFGRENPKYLITLRNYLVEEAKNKGAGPIQIEEWSLVTKMNIPRQTNGYDCGVFVCLYAKHVIERKEMNFSQQEMPQKRRQIRRELETGIIES, via the coding sequence ATGGACGCAAGCACACAGACTGAAGTTGGGCGAAAGAACTTCGCACAACAAACGGACGGAGGAGAAGGAGAGTGGGTGAATGAGGATAAGGAGGTGGAGATAGTGAGGGAGATAAAGGGAAGGAAGGATGAGGAGGACGTCGCCATCATTGCAGTCTTTTGCCCGATCGCGTCAAATAAAAAGAGGACGAGAGATGTGAAGACGCAAACCGCATCTTCAACAAAGGAGAAGGGGATGCAGACAGAGTGGATGCTCCAGGTGATCGAGATCGAGGAGTCACGGAGATCAAATCGTGACTTACTCCTTCGTTTCATTAGACGGCAATGGAACCTGATCGAAGTAAGGGAGGCATTTAAGGTGCCAGAGATCCTTTCCCCAATAAGGGAGTTTGAAGAAGAGGGGGAGGTGTGGAAAACATGGAAAGCGGGGGAATTCGTGTGGAGCGAAGACAAAGAAAACACacaaaacaacaacaataataacatTGATAATAAcaagaataaaagaaagaagaCTGACGACAAtgaggaaaaacaaattaagaAGACAAAGAGAGAAACAACAAAAGAAGACAAAGAAAACAACACTAACAACGAtgttaaaaacgaaaataagagaaaaagtaACGACAACGATGAcggacaaacaaaaacaaagaaaataaaaagagagataaaACAACAGGACCTTGAAACCCTAAATGGGACAAATTGGTTGAACGACGAGGTAATAAACAATTACCTCGAATTGATCAGCGACGAAAAAACATATGTCATGAGTTCGTATTTCTTCCCTAGACTCCACGTAAATGGCTACGAAGCCGTCAAAAGATGGACTAAAAAAGTCAACAtctttaaatataaaaagatGATTGTCCCGATCAATTTGGGCAATCATTGGTGTCTGGCGGTCATCGATTTCGTAGCGAGCAATATCGTTTATTACGATAGTTTCGGGCGAGAAAACccgaaatatttgatcactCTCCGGAACTATTTGGTTGAAGAGGCAAAGAACAAGGGAGCGGGTCCAATCCAAATTGAGGAGTGGAGTTTGGTGACGAAGATGAATATCCCTCGACAAACGAACGGATACGATTGTGGAGTGTTTGTTTGCCTCTACGCTAAGCATGTCATAGAGAGGAAAGAAATGAACTTCTCACAACAGGAGATGCCCCAGAAACGCCGACAAATAAGGAGGGAGTTGGAGACGGGGATAATCGAGTCATAA